AAATTAAGCTTTTTAACTTCTAACGACAAAGAATATAAAGCACTGGATGAACGGTTTATGGAACTTACGAAGCAGATTAAGGAGCTTTAATGTAAGTAAGGGGGATTAACATGGATGAAGAGAGATTCACTAAGTTATTTAAAATAGATTGTGGAGATATATACCTACAAGAGTTTACGGTCAAAGATGCAGAGAGTATTTATAACATATCCAATCAACCGGAAATAGAAAAATTTTTACCGGACTGGAAATCGATGAAAGAACAAAGGGTTAATTGGGTTGTAAATTATGAAATACCAGAAAATAAAGCGTTTCTTCATGCAGTGAGAACTACGACTAACATAGATGATCACATATTAAGACTAGGAATATTTAAGAAAACCACAAATGAATTTATTGGATGGTGCTGCACAGGTATGAAAGAAGAACTCTCTTCACCAAACAGAGAGATAATGTATGCTATCTCAAATGAACATCAAAATCATGGCTATGCTACAAAAGCGACTAAAGGTTTAATTGACTTTTTGTTTAAAGAAACAAATTTAAATGTCCTTAACGCAATTGCTTTAATTAACAATGTAGCATCAAATAAAGTTATTGAAAAATGCGGGTTTATTTATAAGAGCCAACAGAGGATAGAAAATCAAATATATAATCATTATATATTGAGAAAATCTGAGTGGATAAAAATATAACGTTGGGTAGTAAAAGACCGATAGCAATCGGTCTTTTACTCATTTATATAATAAAGATTTATTATACATTGTATTTCCTACTACTATACAATTATTATAAGATAGTTATGCGCTAATTTTAGTTTGAAAATAGTTTTATTATCAGTTTTTTTAGAAAACTTACAAGCGTGTAAGATAAATGAAAGACGAATCAATATGAGCTGTAAGACAATTCATTTACACTCTGTTATGAGACGTGCAAATGAAGGGAGAATATACATGGAAATTTTACATGCAAAAAGTATTAGTAAAGTATATAAAGGGAAAATACCTTATAAAGCATTAGTTGATATTGATTTATCAATTCAAGAAGGTGAATTTGTAGGGATTATGGGGCCATCTGGTAGTGGAAAAACAACGTTATTAAATATGGTATCTACTATTGATTCTCCATCATCGGGAGAAATTTTAATAAATGGTACAAATCCTTTCCAATTATCATCAGAAGATTTAGCGTTATTCCGCAGAAAACAATTAGGATTTGTTTTTCAATCATTTAATCTTCTTAGCACACTTACTGTAAAAGAAAACATCGTATTGCCGATGACTTTAGATGGTGTTTCCGTCCGAGAAATGAATAAACGAGTGGAAGAGATTGCAGAGAAGTTAAACATTACTGATATATTGAGTAAAAGAACATTTGAAATATCAGGGGGACAAGCTCAAAGAACAGCAATCGCTCGTGCGATCGTTCATAAGCCGCAATTATTACTTGCAGATGAACCAACAGGGAACTTGGACTCTAAATCTTCAAATGATGTAATGGAGATGCTTGATACTCTTAATAAAGAAGAAAAAGCAACGATGATGTTAGTTACACATGATCCGTATGCTGCGAGTTTTTGCAGTAGAGTAGTATTTATTAAAGATGGTCAACTATATAACGAAATTTATTGTGGTGAAAGCAG
This DNA window, taken from Bacillus cereus ATCC 14579, encodes the following:
- a CDS encoding GNAT family N-acetyltransferase: MDEERFTKLFKIDCGDIYLQEFTVKDAESIYNISNQPEIEKFLPDWKSMKEQRVNWVVNYEIPENKAFLHAVRTTTNIDDHILRLGIFKKTTNEFIGWCCTGMKEELSSPNREIMYAISNEHQNHGYATKATKGLIDFLFKETNLNVLNAIALINNVASNKVIEKCGFIYKSQQRIENQIYNHYILRKSEWIKI
- a CDS encoding ABC transporter ATP-binding protein, producing the protein MEILHAKSISKVYKGKIPYKALVDIDLSIQEGEFVGIMGPSGSGKTTLLNMVSTIDSPSSGEILINGTNPFQLSSEDLALFRRKQLGFVFQSFNLLSTLTVKENIVLPMTLDGVSVREMNKRVEEIAEKLNITDILSKRTFEISGGQAQRTAIARAIVHKPQLLLADEPTGNLDSKSSNDVMEMLDTLNKEEKATMMLVTHDPYAASFCSRVVFIKDGQLYNEIYCGESRQAFYQKIMDVLSLLGGKRHDFSSVRI